In one Watersipora subatra chromosome 6, tzWatSuba1.1, whole genome shotgun sequence genomic region, the following are encoded:
- the LOC137398705 gene encoding uncharacterized protein → MKMDIPVHIGFSILQLAKLRMLEFYYDFMDRYFDRKDFQYVAMDTDSAYMALSAPMDNIVRKEIADIYYKEYGKWFPRMYCDRHADDFQLCKSVPTKLWELQNCCKEVYQYDIRTPGLFKVEFSGHGIVALNSKTYFCWNDETHSTKHSSKGLSKTTNSFTKDTFLKVLHSRSPKEGVNKGFVKKDNRVFSYTQLRTGLTYFYSKRRVCNDGVSTEYILA, encoded by the exons atgaaaatggatatacctgtacatatcggattctccatattacaactggctaaacttcggatgttggagttctactatgacttcatggatag atacttcgacagaaaggacttccagtatgtggcgatggatacagatagtgcctacatggctctttcagcacctatggataatatcgttagaaaagagatcgctgatatatactacaaagaatatggaaaatggtttcctaggatgtattgcgatcgacacgcggatgatttccaactctgtaaatctgttcctacaaagttgtgggaattacaaaattgttgcaaagaagtatatcaatatgatataaggactcctggtttattcaaagtagaattttcaggacatggaatagtagccttaaattctaagacttacttttgctggaatgatgaaactcattctacaaagcatagcagtaaaggattaagtaaaactacgaatagttttacaaaagacacttttttaaaagtattacattcaagatctcctaaggaaggggtaaacaaaggttttgtaaaaaaagacaatagagtgttctcatacactcaacttagaactggattaacatatttttattcaaaaagaagagtatgtaacgatggagtgagcacagaatatattttagcataa